TCTCCAACGCCACCTCCGCGTCCTTCCCCGTCACGCTGCGGGCACTGCCCGGAATCAGCAGCCAGCAGGGCACGCTCGTGATGGTCGTCGCGGAGCTCTCGCTGATCCTGGCCTATCCGCTGACCGGGGCGCTGAGCCAGCGCGTCGGCCGCCGCCCGGTGCTCATCGTGTGCGGGGTGCTCGCCGCGACGGCCGCTCCGCTGCTCTACCTCGCGATCGTGAGCTACACCGGTTCCTCGGTGCCGCTGCTGATCGTGCTGACGATGGCGCTGATGCTGACCTCGATCTGCTGTTTCGGGTGCACCGCGGCGTACCTGTCCGAGCGGTTCCCGACCCGGATGCGCGCCACCGGCTACGGCGTCGGCTACAGCGTCGCCGTGATCATCCCCTCGTTCTACGGCTTCTACGAATCCGGCCTGTCCGCCTTCATGACCGCCTCCCACACCACCACGGTCCTGTACGTCGTCGGCGGGATCCTGCTCGCCGTGGGCGCGGCACTGGGACCGGAGACCCGCAACGTCGATCTCGGCCCGGAGGCGCACCGATGAACCCACACCCCTTCGTGCGGGAGGACCGCTTCTTCGCCGGTGGCGAATGGCTGGCCCCGGCCTCCGGCGCGCACCTCGAGTCGATCGACCCCTCCACCGAGGAAGTCTGGGCCACCGTTCCCGACGGCGACGCCACCGACGTCGGCACCGCGGTCACCGCCGCGCGGTCCGCATTGGACGGACCGTGGTCGCGGCTGGCGCCCACCCGCCGCGGGCGGTTGCTGACCGACCTCGCGGCACTGGTCGAGCGCGACGCGGCGCGGCTCGGCGAACTGGAAAGCCGGGACAACGGGAAACCCCTGCGTGACACGGTGGGCGAGGTCAAGCGGGCGGCCGAATGGCTGCGGTACTACGGCGGTGCCGCGGACAAGATCCAGGGTGACGTGATCCCGTTCCGCGATCAGGCCCACGCCTACACCCGGCTGGAACCGGTCGGCGTGGTCGGGGCGATCACCCCGTGGAACTCCCCCATCAGCCTCTACTCGTGGAAGCTCGGGCCCGCGCTGGCGACCGGCAACACCGTCGTGCTCAAACCGGCCGAGTCGACCTCGGTGTCCGCGCTCGCGCTCGCCCGGCTGGTCGAGGAGGCCGGGATTCCCGCCGGGGTGGTCAACGTCGTGCCGGGGCGGGGCGCGACCGCGGGTGATGCGCTGACCGCGCATCCCGGCGTGGACAAGGTCTCCTTCACCGGCAGCTACGGCACCGCCCAGCGCATCATGCGCAACGCCGCCAACGGGCTCAAGCACGTCTCGTTCGAGTGCGGCGGGAAGTCCCCGCACCTGGTGTTCGCCGACGCCGATCTCGACCGGGCCGTCGCGGTCGCCACGCACAGCGCTTTCCGCTCCACCGGGCAGTCCTGTTCGTGCGGATCCCGCCTGCTCGTGCAGCGGACCGTCTACGACGAGGTGCTCGCGGCACTGGTCGCGCGGACATCCCGCATCCGGGTCGGTCCCGCTCTTGATCCCGCCACCCACATCGGGCCGCACACCTCGGCCGGGCAGCTGGCGAAGACACGAGCCTACATACAGCTGGGCCTCGACGAAGGCGGCCGCGTCGTCACCGGCGGCGGGCGCCCGGCCGGACTGGAACGCGGCTTCTACATCGAGCCGACGATCTTCGAGGGACTGGGCAACGGCTCCCGCCTGGCCCAGGAAGAGGTCTTCGGGCCGGTGCTCACCGTCATCCCGTTCGACACCGAGGACGAGGCCGTGGCGATCGCCAACGACACCACCTACGGCCTGGTCGGCGGGTTGTGGACCAGCGACATCGGCCGCGCCCACCGGGTCAGCGCCCGGATGCAGGCCGGGCTGGTCTCGGTCAACACCTTCCGCCCCACGCACTGGATGCTGCCCTACGGCGGTTACAAGCAGAGCGGCCTCGGCCGCGAGAACGGTTTCGACGCGCTGCGCGAGTACGTCGAGGTCAAGACCGTCGTCGTGGACTACGCCGACGAGGAACCCACCGACCCCTTCGCGCACTGACCGTCCGGAAAGGACCCGACATGACCGACACTCCCACGACCGTGGAGACCGACGTCCTGGTGGTAGGTGGGGGCAACGCCGGCTTCAGCGCCGCCCACAGCGCCCGGGAACGCGGGGTGCGGGTGCTGCTGCTGGAACGCGCCCCCGAAAACGAGGCGGGAGGCAATTCCTTCTACACCGCCGGCGCTTACCGGCTCGCGCACGCCGGCACCGACGACCTCGCCACGATCATCGCCGAAGGTGACCCCGCGCGGCTGAGCCGCACCGTCGTCCCGCCCTACCCGGCCGAGGCGTTCACCGCCGACATGGAACGCGTCACCGAGGGCCGTAATGACGACGCCCTGACCGAGGTGCTGGTGCGGGACAGCGCCGACGCCGCGCGGTGGCTGGCGGGCAAGGGCATCCGGTGGCGCCTGATGTACGAACGGCAGGCCTACGAGGACTCGGGCATCTACACCTTTTTCGGTGGTCTCGCGCTCGGGACCGTCGGTGGTGGCAAGGGCCTGATCGCCCAGCACACCGAAGCCGCCCGCGCGAGCGGAATCGAGGTCCGCTACGCCTCACAGGTCACCGCGCTGCACCGCGCCGACGATGGCGCCGTCACCGCGGTGACCGTGGCCGGGCCGCACGGCGAGTACCGGATCAACGCCGGCGCGATCGTGCTCGCCGCGGGCGGGTTCGAAGCCAACCCGCGGCTGCGTGCCCGTCACCTCGGTCCCGAGTGGGAGCAGGCGATGGTGCGCGGCACCCCGACCAACGACGGCCAGATCCTCGAACTGGCGCTCGGCATCGGCGCCGCGCCGCACGGGGACTACGGCACCTGTCACAGCGTCGCATGGGACGTCGGCGCCCCGCCCCGGGGCGGCGACCGGCACCTGACCAACCAGTACACGAGGCAGAGCTACCCGCTCGGCATCGTGGTCGACCGCGGCGGACGGCGGTTCGTCGACGAGGGCGCCGACTACCGCAACTACACCTACGCCAAGTACGGCCGCGAGATCCTGCGCCGCCCGGGCGGGATCGCGTGGCAGCTCTTCGACGCCACCACCCGCCCGATGCTGCGCACCGAGGAGTACGACAGCGAGCCGATCACCACCGCCACCGCCGACACCGTCGAGGATCTCGCCGCGAAACTCGGCATCGACCCCGACGGACTGCGCCGCACCGTCGAGGAGTTCAACGCCGCCATCGATCCGCGACCGTTCAACGCCGCGGTCAAGGACGAGCGCCGCGCCCGGGTCGATCCGCCCAAGTCGAACTGGGCGCTGGCGCTGGACACCCCGCCGTTCCACGGTTACGCGGTCAGCTGCGGCATCACGTTCACCTTCGGCGGCCTGCACATCACCACCGGCGCGCAGGTCCTGGACACCGCGGGCACACCGATCCCGGGCCTGTTCGCTGCGGGCGAGCTCGTCGGCGGGTTGTTCTCCGGAAACTACCCCGGCGGCACCGGCC
This is a stretch of genomic DNA from Amycolatopsis endophytica. It encodes these proteins:
- a CDS encoding aldehyde dehydrogenase, producing the protein MNPHPFVREDRFFAGGEWLAPASGAHLESIDPSTEEVWATVPDGDATDVGTAVTAARSALDGPWSRLAPTRRGRLLTDLAALVERDAARLGELESRDNGKPLRDTVGEVKRAAEWLRYYGGAADKIQGDVIPFRDQAHAYTRLEPVGVVGAITPWNSPISLYSWKLGPALATGNTVVLKPAESTSVSALALARLVEEAGIPAGVVNVVPGRGATAGDALTAHPGVDKVSFTGSYGTAQRIMRNAANGLKHVSFECGGKSPHLVFADADLDRAVAVATHSAFRSTGQSCSCGSRLLVQRTVYDEVLAALVARTSRIRVGPALDPATHIGPHTSAGQLAKTRAYIQLGLDEGGRVVTGGGRPAGLERGFYIEPTIFEGLGNGSRLAQEEVFGPVLTVIPFDTEDEAVAIANDTTYGLVGGLWTSDIGRAHRVSARMQAGLVSVNTFRPTHWMLPYGGYKQSGLGRENGFDALREYVEVKTVVVDYADEEPTDPFAH
- the tcuA gene encoding FAD-dependent tricarballylate dehydrogenase TcuA, producing the protein MTDTPTTVETDVLVVGGGNAGFSAAHSARERGVRVLLLERAPENEAGGNSFYTAGAYRLAHAGTDDLATIIAEGDPARLSRTVVPPYPAEAFTADMERVTEGRNDDALTEVLVRDSADAARWLAGKGIRWRLMYERQAYEDSGIYTFFGGLALGTVGGGKGLIAQHTEAARASGIEVRYASQVTALHRADDGAVTAVTVAGPHGEYRINAGAIVLAAGGFEANPRLRARHLGPEWEQAMVRGTPTNDGQILELALGIGAAPHGDYGTCHSVAWDVGAPPRGGDRHLTNQYTRQSYPLGIVVDRGGRRFVDEGADYRNYTYAKYGREILRRPGGIAWQLFDATTRPMLRTEEYDSEPITTATADTVEDLAAKLGIDPDGLRRTVEEFNAAIDPRPFNAAVKDERRARVDPPKSNWALALDTPPFHGYAVSCGITFTFGGLHITTGAQVLDTAGTPIPGLFAAGELVGGLFSGNYPGGTGLTSGTVFGRLAGAGATERATVVSVR